A window of the Mus pahari chromosome 1, PAHARI_EIJ_v1.1, whole genome shotgun sequence genome harbors these coding sequences:
- the Fes gene encoding tyrosine-protein kinase Fes/Fps: MGFSSELCSPQGHGAVQQMQEAELRLLEGMRKWMAQRVKSDREYAGLLHHMSLQDSGGQSWSSGPDSPVCQSWAEITSQTENLSRVLRQHAEDLNSGPLSKLSVLIRERQHLRKTYNEQWQQLQQELTKIHSQDIEKLKSQYRTLVRDSTQARRKYQEASKDKDRDKAKDKYVRSLWKLFAHHNRYVLGVRAAQLHHHHHHRFMLPGLLQSLQDLHEEMAGILKDILQEYLEISSLVQDDVASIHRELAAAAARIQPEFEYLGFLRQYGSAPDVPPCVTFDESLLEESEQLEPGELQLNELTLESVQHTLTSVTDELAVATKEVLSRQETVSQLQRELQSEEQNTHPRERVQLLGKRQVLQEAIQGLQIALCSQDKLQAQQELLQSKMEQLSTGEPPAVPLLQDDRHSTSSTEQEREGGRTPTLEILKSHFSGIFRPKFSIPPPLQLVPEVQKPLHEQLWYHGAIPRAEVAELLTHSGDFLVRESQGKQEYVLSVMWDGQPRHFIIQSSDNLYRLEGDGFPSIPLLITHLLSSQQPLTKKSGVVLFRAVPKDKWVLKHEDLVLGEQIGRGNFGEVFSGRLRADNTPVAVKSCRETLPPDLKAKFLQEARILKQYNHPNIVRLIGVCTQKQPIYIVMELVQGGDFLTFLRTEGARLRVKTLLQMVGDAAAGMEYLESKCCIHRDLAARNCLVTEKNVLKISDFGMSREEADGIYAASAGLRQVPVKWTAPEALNYGRYSSESDVWSFGILLWETFSLGASPYPNLTNQQTREFVEKGHRLPCPELCPDAVFRLMEQCWAYEPSQRPSFSTICQELHSIRKRHR, from the exons ATGGGCTTCTCTTCAGAGCTGTGCAGCCCCCAGGGCCACGGGGCAGTGCAGCAGATGCAGGAAGCTGAGCTGCGCTTATTGGAGGGCATGAGGAAGTGGATGGCCCAGAGGGTCAAGAGTGACCGGGAATATGCAGGATTGCTTCACCACATGTCCTTGCAGGACAGCGGAGGCCAGAGCTGGAGCAGTGGCCCCGACAGCCCTGTCTGCCAG TCCTGGGCAGAGATAACAAGCCAGACTGAGAACTTGAGTCGGGTGCTGCGGCAGCATGCAGAAGATCTGAACTCGGGGCCCTTGAGCAAGCTGAGCGTGCTGATCCGGGAGCGGCAGCACCTGAGAAAGACCTACAACGAGCAgtggcagcagctgcagcaggaaCTCACCAAG ATCCACAGCCAGGACATTGAGAAGCTGAAGAGTCAGTACCGGACCCTGGTACGAGATAGCACCCAGGCCAGGCGAAAGTACCAGGAAGCCAGCAAAG ACAAGGATCGAGACAAGGCCAAAGACAAGTATGTCCGGAGCCTGTGGAAGCTCTTTGCCCACCACAACCGCTACGTCCTGGGTGTGAGGGCCGCACagctgcaccaccaccaccaccaccggttCATGCTGCCCGGCCTGCTTCAGTCACTGCAGGATTTGCACGAGGAGATGGCAGGCATTCT GAAGGACATCCTGCAGGAATACCTGGAGATTAGCAGTCTGGTGCAGGATGATGTGGCATCCATTCACCGTGAGCTGGCTGCGGCCGCTGCTCGGATCCAGCCTGAGTTTGAGTACCTAGGCTTCCTGCGACAATATGG ATCCGCCCCTGATGTGCCACCTTGTGTCACTTTTGATGAGTCTCTTCTTGAAGAGAGTGAACAGCTGGAGCCGGGGGAGCTGCAGCTGAACGAGTTGACCTTGGAGAGTGTGCAACACAC GCTGACCTCTGTGACAGATGAACTGGCTGTGGCCACCAAAGAGGTGCTGAGCCGGCAGGAGACGGTCAGTCAGCTGCAGCGTGAGCTCCAGAGTGAGGAACAGAACACCCACCCCCGGGAACG GGTGCAGCTTCTGGGCAAGAGGCAGGTGCTGCAAGAGGCAATACAAGGGTTGCAGATCGCACTGTGCAGCCAGGACAAGCTTCAGGCCCAGCAGGAACTTCTGCAGAGCAAGATGGAGCAGCTCAGCACAGGCGAGCCCCCAGCCGTGCCACTCCTTCAGGACGACCGCCATTCCACCTCCTCCACG GAGCAGGAGCGAGAGGGGGGAAGGACACCCACACTGGAGATCCTTAAAAGCCACTTCTCCGGAATCTTCCGCCCCAAGTTCTCT ATCCCTCCACCACTGCAGCTCGTGCCAGAGGTGCAGAAGCCCCTCCACGAGCAGCTGTGGTACCACGGGGCTATCCCTCGGGCAGAGGTAGCTGAGCTGCTAACCCACTCCGGGGACTTCCTGGTTCGGGAGAGCCAGGGCAAGCAGGAGTATGTGCTGTCTGTGATGTGGGATGGCCAGCCCCGACACTTCATCATCCAGTCCTCAGAT AACCTGTACCGGCTGGAAGGGGACGGCTTCCCCAGCATCCCTCTGCTCATCACTCACCTGCTATCCTCCCAGCAACCCCTTACAAAGAAGAGTGGTGTTGTCCTGTTCAGGGCGGTGCCCAAG GACAAGTGGGTTCTGAAGCACGAGGACCTGGTGCTGGGAGAGCAGATCGGAAGG GGGAACTTCGGAGAGGTGTTTAGTGGCCGCCTTCGTGCAGACAACACCCCGGTGGCTGTGAAGTCTTGTCGAGAGACACTCCCACCTGACCTCAAGGCCAAGTTTCTGCAAGAAGCGAG GATCCTGAAACAGTACAACCACCCCAACATTGTACGTCTCATCGGGGTCTGCACACAGAAACAGCCGATCTACATCGTCATGGAGCTGGTTCAAG GGGGCGACTTTCTCACCTTCCTGCGGACAGAGGGAGCCCGCCTGAGGGTGAAGACTCTGCTGCAGATGGTAGGGGACGCAGCTGCTGGCATGGAGTACTTGGAAAGCAAATGCTGTATCCACCG GGACCTGGCTGCTCGGAACTGCCTGGTGACAGAGAAGAATGTCCTGAAGATCAGTGACTTTGGGATGTCCCGAGAAGAAGCTGATGGGATCTATGCAGCCTCAGCGGGCCTCAGACAAGTCCCCGTTAAGTGGACTGCCCCTGAGGCCCTTAACTACG GACGCTACTCCTCAGAGAGTGACGTGTGGAGCTTTGGCATTTTGCTGTGGGAGACCTTCAGCCTGGGGGCCTCCCCCTACCCCAACCTCACCAATCAGCAGACACGGGAATTTGTAGAAAAAG GACATCGTCTGCCTTGTCCAGAGCTGTGCCCCGATGCGGTCTTCAGGCTCATGGAGCAGTGCTGGGCCTATGAGCCTAGCCAGAGACCTAGCTTCAGCACCATCTGCCAGGAGCTCCACAGTATCCGCAAGCGGCATCGGTGA